The following are from one region of the Sardina pilchardus chromosome 4, fSarPil1.1, whole genome shotgun sequence genome:
- the bcl9 gene encoding B-cell CLL/lymphoma 9 protein isoform X1 translates to MLEVQEERPTAATATATHFGKKERERARKEREEGKDGRSLGPGAGPRTGRAKSTGLAAHTHSHAHTHSPHQHLSPPIVALGSPSMHSSNPKVRNSPTANTQSSPKSKQEVMVRSPPVMSPSSAAQMDSKLPNQGKQGGAASQSQPSPCDSKTLGGCHGPKGTAGGGPGLKNGQGLNAGSKVKLKRERSTSLESFEQRDSATPNNDSEPREGSRAKRMCVSERRQPYSGADWCSGGESDEDEQGFYNCSSGDLKPQDPSSHPASNPALSRSSTPSHNAMGGQSATNDPGSTHKPKVVYVFTTEMANKAADAVVTGHADSIIAFHMKNISNKEKTHLLVNNQTGPLRNDGKPPQGSGVGPQDQNLPPGAKSSQQSFQQSQSSVGQGPKSAGLSQDGAPSTGMDNKSLPSSSPRNPTPHDRTPGSQTPCSPGAQAGFPPVDGSKGVDQKLLPPDMMPGMGENSSSEGLSQEQLEHRERSLQTLRDIQRMLFPDDKDMAVMGQNTPPVGPQPPNHPGMMEGGPKKPEQGPLQAMIAQSQSLGKPGGPGGRPDGPPFGPPGPRDMPFSPDDMGPMPPGGPMNSHPGGPGGEQGDHLNPEQLAWLKLQQEFYEEKKRKQEMHRSMGDPMILHGPRGAMMRAPPPPYQMNPGEVWGPGGPEPFPDQMGMGPRGMPPHMQRMPGFPGMMNPDMEGGPNPMPRPGMNWPDDMPKMGDGRGFPPGQGMFVGPGGPGGRVERFPNPQAVQEAMFQQGMVEKPGMGMPPGMMMDRMMGHPRPGMDPTNGQGGMFPRMPGDPGPMSPASRMEYMKGLGREMGREMGPGPEFGMGPGVMGPGPNAAMMGAKMREAAMSMSPEELMKMGRGGPPPDNMGPQQKMLQGHPFPDQPGDFNMGPNRHYPGPQPQGPGNMRGPRGGEMPFGPDQRSNPGPNGGNNHGRLSHMPPHPQNQPPNQGQGTGPNPMPNQRGMGRKPPELSIQAGQGVHSPGVNPLKSPTMRQVQSPMLGSPSGALKSPQTPSQLAGILSGPSASAVAAAASIKSPTMMGSAGASPVHMKSPSLPVPSPGWASSPKPPMQSPGIPQNNKPPMSMTSPNMMSSVDQGGNGPSSGPPPSSTAGGPGGMSHPGSHPSNSPYGIPPEPTLPQNPLSIMMSRMSKFAMPSSTPLYHDAIKTVASSDDDSPPARSPNLPSLNNMPGMVPNHHQGHPRMMVPSSAGHMPALSPMGMNTMGSQPLSHGMPNQMPSPNPMGPNMGPHPGAMGPGGMMPHGMMMQPGGPEPGMVNNQMVQGRMGFPQRGQGFPPGQSPPHQGPFSHNGPGPQGPFPHGMGFPGEGPGGGPMGRMGGNMPHGGDPGMCKPNPHGGPENFGGMPGVFNDADLHEVIRPGATGIPEFDLSRIIPSEKPSQTLSYFPRGGGGGGGGEGPGKPQHPSGPQVFQQMQGMMGEGNPRMGIPMQGMGGPPGPGHMGPQDMGMGNPGHNPMRPPGFMNQGMMGPQHRMMSPGQPGMPGQPGMMGGPGMMPGKERGPMYSHPGPVGSPNMMMSLHGMGGPQQTMMMSPQMRPRGMGSDMGMGFNPGPGMF, encoded by the exons ATGCTCGAGGTGCAAGAAGAGAGGCCAACAGCAGCCACGGCGACAGCAACGCACTTTGGCAAGAAGGAGCGGGAGCGAGCGCGGaaggagcgggaggaggggaaggacgGGCGCAGCCTCGGCCCCGGCGCTGGCCCCCGCACCGGCAGGGCCAAATCCACGGGCCTCGCGGCGCACACGCACTCCCACGCGCACACCCACAGCCCGCACCAGCACTTAAGTCCTCCGATCGTTGCCCTGGGATCTCCGTCAATGCATTCCAGCAACCCCAAAGTCAGAAACTCCCCGACAGCCAACACTCAAAG cagtcCCAAGTCCAAGCAGGAGGTGATGGTCCGGTCGCCCCCTGTCATGTCTCCTTCCAGTGCCGCGCAGATGGACTCCAAGCTGCCCAATCAGGGAAAGCAAGGCGGCGCCGCGAGCCAATCACAACCCTCCCCTTGTGACTCTAAAACGCTGGGCGGTTGCCACGGGCCCAAGGGGACGGCGGGCGGCGGACCCGGGCTGAAGAACGGCCAGGGCCTCAACGCCGGCTCCAAGGTGAAGTTAAAGCGGGAGCGGAGCACGTCGCTGGAGTCGTTCGAGCAGCGCGACTCCGCTACACCCAACAACGACAGCGAGCCCAGAG agggGAGCCGGGCgaagcgcatgtgtgtgtcggagAGACGGCAGCCCTACAGCGGAGCAGACTGGTGCTCAGGGGGAGAGAGCGACGAGGACGAGCAGGGCttctaca ACTGCTCCTCTGGGGATTTGAAGCCCCAGGATCCCAGCTCCCACCCTGCCTCCAATCCCGCCCTGAGTCGCTCCTCTACGCCTTCCCACAATGCAATGGGAGGCCAGAGCGCCACCAACGATCCCGGCAGCACCCACAAACCCAAAGTGGTGTACGTTTTCACGACAGAGATGGCTAACAA GGCTGCCGACGCTGTAGTGACTGGACATGCTGACAGCATCATTGCCTTCCACATGAAGAACATCTCCAACAAGGAGAAGACCCACCTACTTGTG AATAATCAGACGGGACCCCTCCGGAATGACGGGAAGCCTCCACAAGGATCAGGAGTCGGGCCCCAAGACCAGAACCTGCCGCCTGGCGCCAAATCCTCACAGCAGTCCTTCCAGCAGTCCCAGTCTTCAGTAGGCCAGGGGCCCAAGTCTGCTGGCCTCTCCCAAGATGGAGCTCCGTCAACAGGCATGGACAATAAGAGCCTACCAAGCAGCAGCCCTCGTAATCCCACACCTCACGACCGAACGCCTGGCAGCCAGACCCCATGCTCCCCGGGTGCCCAGGCAGGGTTCCCACCGGTAGATGGTTCTAAAGGGGTAGACCAGAAGCTTCTGCCCCCGGACATGATGCCCGGCATGGGTGAGAACTCAAGCTCGGAGGGCCTGTCTCAGGAGCAACTGGAGCATCGCGAGCGCTCTTTGCAGACCCTCCGAGATATCCAGCGTATGCTATTTCCCGATGACAAAGATATGGCCGTCATGGGACAGAACACCCCACCGGTGGGCCCCCAACCCCCAAATCATCCTGGAATGATGGAAGGGGGACCCAAAAAGCCAGAGCAGGGGCCTCTACAGGCCATGATCGCTCAGTCGCAGAGCCTGGGAAAACCTGGTGGACCAGGAGGTCGTCCAGATGGACCCCCCTTTGGGCCGCCAGGTCCCCGCGACATGCCCTTCTCTCCAGATGACATGGGGCCGATGCCGCCTGGAGGACCAATGAACTCCCACCCTGGGGGTCCAGGGGGGGAACAAGGGGATCACTTGAACCCAGAGCAGCTTGCGTGGCTGAAGCTGCAGCAAGAGTTCTACGAGGAGAAGAAACGCAAGCAGGAGATGCACAGATCCATGGGGGACCCCATGATTCTTCACGGCCCACGCGGTGCCATGATGCGTGCCCCTCCTCCGCCCTATCAGATGAACCCCGGGGAAGTGTGGGGCCCTGGCGGGCCTGAGCCATTTCCTGATCAGATGGGCATGGGGCCTCGTGGGATGCCACCCCACATGCAGCGGATGCCTGGCTTCCCTGGCATGATGAACCCAGACATGGAGGGAGGGCCAAACCCCATGCCTCGGCCAGGCATGAACTGGCCTGATGACATGCCCAAAATGGGAGATGGTCGAGGTTTCCCACCCGGACAGGGCATGTTCGTGGGCCCTGGGGGACCAGGGGGCAGGGTCGAGAGGTTCCCAAACCCACAGGCAGTGCAGGAAGCCATGTTCCAGCAGGGAATGGTGGAGAAACCTGGAATGGGAATGCCACCAGGAATGATGATGGACAGGATGATGGGACATCCCAGACCTGGAATGGACCCCACAAATGGCCAGGGAGGCATGTTCCCACGTATGCCCGGTGACCCAGGACCCATGAGCCCAGCTTCAAGAATGGAGTACATGAAGGGGTTGGGGCGGGAGATGGGTCGGGAGATGGGTCCAGGCCCTGAATTCGGCATGGGTCCAGGGGTCATGGGCCCTGGCCCAAATGCAGCTATGATGGGGGCCAAGATGAGGGAGGCAGCCATGAGTATGAGCCCAGAGGAGCTGATGAAGATGGGGAGAGGAGGCCCACCACCTGACAACATGGGGCCCCAGCAAAAGATGCTTCAAGGCCATCCTTTTCCCGACCAGCCCGGTGACTTCAACATGGGTCCCAACCGGCACTACCCAGGTCCGCAGCCTCAGGGCCCTGGCAATATGCGAGGCCCAAGGGGTGGAGAAATGCCCTTCGGCCCCGACCAGCGATCCAACCCCGGCCCCAACGGTGGAAATAACCATGGCCGTTTGAGCCACATGCCTCCACATCCGCAAAATCAGCCCCCTAACCAGGGCCAAGGTACAGGGCCCAACCCTATGCCCAACCAGAGGGGTATGGGGCGCAAGCCTCCTGAGCTCAGCATCCAGGCTGGACAAGGGGTACACTCCCCAGGGGTCAATCCCCTGAAGTCCCCCACCATGAGGCAAGTCCAGTCTCCCATGCTTGGCTCTCCGTCGGGAGCACTCAAATCACCACAGACCCCTTCCCAGCTGGCAGGTATACTCTCAGGACCGTCGGCTTCGGCTGTAGCGGCAGCAGCGTCCATCAAGTCTCCTACCATGATGGGGTCTGCTGGGGCGTCTCCTGTCCACATGAAGTCTCCTTCGCTTCCAGTCCCGTCTCCAGGATGGGCGTCCTCCCCGAAACCTCCCATGCAGAGCCCAGGGATTCCCCAGAACAACAAGCCTCCCATGAGTATGACCTCGCCCAACATGATGAGCAGTGTAGACCAAG GTGGGAATGGCCCGTCTTCAGGTCCTCCCCCCAGCTCAACGGCCGGTGGCCCGGGTGGGATGTCCCACCCAGGAAGTCATCCGTCCAACAGTCCCTACGGCATTCCCCCAGAGCCAACACTCCCCCAGAACCCTCTGTCCATCATGATGTCACGCATGTCCAAGTTTGCCATGCCCAGCTCCACCCCGCTCTACCACGACGCCATTAAGACTGTGGCCAGCTCTGATGACGACTCACCACCTGCCCGGTCGCCCAACCTGCCTTCGCTCAACAACATGCCAG GAATGGTTCCGAACCACCACCAAGGCCACCCGCGCATGATGGTACCCAGTTCTGCCGGCCACATGCCCGCTCTCAGCCCCATGGGTATGAACACTATGGGCTCCCAGCCCCTCTCCCACGGCATGCCCAACCAGATGCCCTCACCAAACCCCATGGGTCCCAACATGGGCCCCCATCCTGGTGCCATGGGTCCAGGTGGCATGATGCCTCATGGGATGATGATGCAGCCGGGAGGCCCTGAGCCTGGCATGGTCAACAACCAGATGGTACAAGGGAGGATGGGCTTCCCACAGCGAGGGCAGGGTTTCCCGCCTGGGCAGTCCCCACCTCACCAGGGCCCTTTTTCACACAACGGCCCTGGGCCTCAGGGGCCCTTCCCCCATGGCATGGGCTTCCCAGGTGAGGGGCCTGGTGGTGGACCTATGGGCCGGATGGGTGGGAACATGCCCCATGGGGGAGACCCAGGGATGTGTAAGCCAAACCCACACGGAGGACCTGAGAACTTCGGCGGCATGCCTGGCGTGTTCAACGACGCCGACCTGCACGAAGTCATCCGTCCTGGGGCCACTGGCATCCCAGAGTTCGACCTGTCCCGCATTATCCCCTCGGAAAAGCCCAGTCAGACTCTGTCCTACTTCCCTCGTGGGGGTGGAGGCGGCGGAGGTGGGGAAGGCCCTGGTAAACCCCAGCACCCCTCTGGCCCTCAGGTCTTCCAGCAGATGCAAGGGATGATGGGCGAGGGTAACCCCAGGATGGGTATCCCGATGCAGGGCATGGGTGGCCCGCCAGGTCCCGGTCACATGGGGCCCCAGGACATGGGCATGGGCAACCCTGGACACAACCCCATGCGGCCGCCCGGCTTCATGAATCAGGGCATGATGGGACCTCAGCACCGCATGATGTCGCCAGGACAACCGGGAATGCCCGGGCAGCCGGGGATGATGGGAGGGCCGGGGATGATGccgggaaaagagagggggccCATGTATAGCCACCCAGGCCCCGTGGGGTCCCCGAACATGATGATGTCTTTACACGGCATGGGCGGCCCCCAGCAGACTATGATGATGTCTCCACAGATGAGGCCTCGAGGCATGGGGTCAGATATGGGCATGGGCTTCAACCCTGGTCCCGGGATGTTCTGA
- the bcl9 gene encoding B-cell CLL/lymphoma 9 protein isoform X2 gives MLEVQEERPTAATATATHFGKKERERARKEREEGKDGRSLGPGAGPRTGRAKSTGLAAHTHSHAHTHSPHQHLSPPIVALGSPSMHSSNPKVRNSPTANTQSPKSKQEVMVRSPPVMSPSSAAQMDSKLPNQGKQGGAASQSQPSPCDSKTLGGCHGPKGTAGGGPGLKNGQGLNAGSKVKLKRERSTSLESFEQRDSATPNNDSEPREGSRAKRMCVSERRQPYSGADWCSGGESDEDEQGFYNCSSGDLKPQDPSSHPASNPALSRSSTPSHNAMGGQSATNDPGSTHKPKVVYVFTTEMANKAADAVVTGHADSIIAFHMKNISNKEKTHLLVNNQTGPLRNDGKPPQGSGVGPQDQNLPPGAKSSQQSFQQSQSSVGQGPKSAGLSQDGAPSTGMDNKSLPSSSPRNPTPHDRTPGSQTPCSPGAQAGFPPVDGSKGVDQKLLPPDMMPGMGENSSSEGLSQEQLEHRERSLQTLRDIQRMLFPDDKDMAVMGQNTPPVGPQPPNHPGMMEGGPKKPEQGPLQAMIAQSQSLGKPGGPGGRPDGPPFGPPGPRDMPFSPDDMGPMPPGGPMNSHPGGPGGEQGDHLNPEQLAWLKLQQEFYEEKKRKQEMHRSMGDPMILHGPRGAMMRAPPPPYQMNPGEVWGPGGPEPFPDQMGMGPRGMPPHMQRMPGFPGMMNPDMEGGPNPMPRPGMNWPDDMPKMGDGRGFPPGQGMFVGPGGPGGRVERFPNPQAVQEAMFQQGMVEKPGMGMPPGMMMDRMMGHPRPGMDPTNGQGGMFPRMPGDPGPMSPASRMEYMKGLGREMGREMGPGPEFGMGPGVMGPGPNAAMMGAKMREAAMSMSPEELMKMGRGGPPPDNMGPQQKMLQGHPFPDQPGDFNMGPNRHYPGPQPQGPGNMRGPRGGEMPFGPDQRSNPGPNGGNNHGRLSHMPPHPQNQPPNQGQGTGPNPMPNQRGMGRKPPELSIQAGQGVHSPGVNPLKSPTMRQVQSPMLGSPSGALKSPQTPSQLAGILSGPSASAVAAAASIKSPTMMGSAGASPVHMKSPSLPVPSPGWASSPKPPMQSPGIPQNNKPPMSMTSPNMMSSVDQGGNGPSSGPPPSSTAGGPGGMSHPGSHPSNSPYGIPPEPTLPQNPLSIMMSRMSKFAMPSSTPLYHDAIKTVASSDDDSPPARSPNLPSLNNMPGMVPNHHQGHPRMMVPSSAGHMPALSPMGMNTMGSQPLSHGMPNQMPSPNPMGPNMGPHPGAMGPGGMMPHGMMMQPGGPEPGMVNNQMVQGRMGFPQRGQGFPPGQSPPHQGPFSHNGPGPQGPFPHGMGFPGEGPGGGPMGRMGGNMPHGGDPGMCKPNPHGGPENFGGMPGVFNDADLHEVIRPGATGIPEFDLSRIIPSEKPSQTLSYFPRGGGGGGGGEGPGKPQHPSGPQVFQQMQGMMGEGNPRMGIPMQGMGGPPGPGHMGPQDMGMGNPGHNPMRPPGFMNQGMMGPQHRMMSPGQPGMPGQPGMMGGPGMMPGKERGPMYSHPGPVGSPNMMMSLHGMGGPQQTMMMSPQMRPRGMGSDMGMGFNPGPGMF, from the exons ATGCTCGAGGTGCAAGAAGAGAGGCCAACAGCAGCCACGGCGACAGCAACGCACTTTGGCAAGAAGGAGCGGGAGCGAGCGCGGaaggagcgggaggaggggaaggacgGGCGCAGCCTCGGCCCCGGCGCTGGCCCCCGCACCGGCAGGGCCAAATCCACGGGCCTCGCGGCGCACACGCACTCCCACGCGCACACCCACAGCCCGCACCAGCACTTAAGTCCTCCGATCGTTGCCCTGGGATCTCCGTCAATGCATTCCAGCAACCCCAAAGTCAGAAACTCCCCGACAGCCAACACTCAAAG tcCCAAGTCCAAGCAGGAGGTGATGGTCCGGTCGCCCCCTGTCATGTCTCCTTCCAGTGCCGCGCAGATGGACTCCAAGCTGCCCAATCAGGGAAAGCAAGGCGGCGCCGCGAGCCAATCACAACCCTCCCCTTGTGACTCTAAAACGCTGGGCGGTTGCCACGGGCCCAAGGGGACGGCGGGCGGCGGACCCGGGCTGAAGAACGGCCAGGGCCTCAACGCCGGCTCCAAGGTGAAGTTAAAGCGGGAGCGGAGCACGTCGCTGGAGTCGTTCGAGCAGCGCGACTCCGCTACACCCAACAACGACAGCGAGCCCAGAG agggGAGCCGGGCgaagcgcatgtgtgtgtcggagAGACGGCAGCCCTACAGCGGAGCAGACTGGTGCTCAGGGGGAGAGAGCGACGAGGACGAGCAGGGCttctaca ACTGCTCCTCTGGGGATTTGAAGCCCCAGGATCCCAGCTCCCACCCTGCCTCCAATCCCGCCCTGAGTCGCTCCTCTACGCCTTCCCACAATGCAATGGGAGGCCAGAGCGCCACCAACGATCCCGGCAGCACCCACAAACCCAAAGTGGTGTACGTTTTCACGACAGAGATGGCTAACAA GGCTGCCGACGCTGTAGTGACTGGACATGCTGACAGCATCATTGCCTTCCACATGAAGAACATCTCCAACAAGGAGAAGACCCACCTACTTGTG AATAATCAGACGGGACCCCTCCGGAATGACGGGAAGCCTCCACAAGGATCAGGAGTCGGGCCCCAAGACCAGAACCTGCCGCCTGGCGCCAAATCCTCACAGCAGTCCTTCCAGCAGTCCCAGTCTTCAGTAGGCCAGGGGCCCAAGTCTGCTGGCCTCTCCCAAGATGGAGCTCCGTCAACAGGCATGGACAATAAGAGCCTACCAAGCAGCAGCCCTCGTAATCCCACACCTCACGACCGAACGCCTGGCAGCCAGACCCCATGCTCCCCGGGTGCCCAGGCAGGGTTCCCACCGGTAGATGGTTCTAAAGGGGTAGACCAGAAGCTTCTGCCCCCGGACATGATGCCCGGCATGGGTGAGAACTCAAGCTCGGAGGGCCTGTCTCAGGAGCAACTGGAGCATCGCGAGCGCTCTTTGCAGACCCTCCGAGATATCCAGCGTATGCTATTTCCCGATGACAAAGATATGGCCGTCATGGGACAGAACACCCCACCGGTGGGCCCCCAACCCCCAAATCATCCTGGAATGATGGAAGGGGGACCCAAAAAGCCAGAGCAGGGGCCTCTACAGGCCATGATCGCTCAGTCGCAGAGCCTGGGAAAACCTGGTGGACCAGGAGGTCGTCCAGATGGACCCCCCTTTGGGCCGCCAGGTCCCCGCGACATGCCCTTCTCTCCAGATGACATGGGGCCGATGCCGCCTGGAGGACCAATGAACTCCCACCCTGGGGGTCCAGGGGGGGAACAAGGGGATCACTTGAACCCAGAGCAGCTTGCGTGGCTGAAGCTGCAGCAAGAGTTCTACGAGGAGAAGAAACGCAAGCAGGAGATGCACAGATCCATGGGGGACCCCATGATTCTTCACGGCCCACGCGGTGCCATGATGCGTGCCCCTCCTCCGCCCTATCAGATGAACCCCGGGGAAGTGTGGGGCCCTGGCGGGCCTGAGCCATTTCCTGATCAGATGGGCATGGGGCCTCGTGGGATGCCACCCCACATGCAGCGGATGCCTGGCTTCCCTGGCATGATGAACCCAGACATGGAGGGAGGGCCAAACCCCATGCCTCGGCCAGGCATGAACTGGCCTGATGACATGCCCAAAATGGGAGATGGTCGAGGTTTCCCACCCGGACAGGGCATGTTCGTGGGCCCTGGGGGACCAGGGGGCAGGGTCGAGAGGTTCCCAAACCCACAGGCAGTGCAGGAAGCCATGTTCCAGCAGGGAATGGTGGAGAAACCTGGAATGGGAATGCCACCAGGAATGATGATGGACAGGATGATGGGACATCCCAGACCTGGAATGGACCCCACAAATGGCCAGGGAGGCATGTTCCCACGTATGCCCGGTGACCCAGGACCCATGAGCCCAGCTTCAAGAATGGAGTACATGAAGGGGTTGGGGCGGGAGATGGGTCGGGAGATGGGTCCAGGCCCTGAATTCGGCATGGGTCCAGGGGTCATGGGCCCTGGCCCAAATGCAGCTATGATGGGGGCCAAGATGAGGGAGGCAGCCATGAGTATGAGCCCAGAGGAGCTGATGAAGATGGGGAGAGGAGGCCCACCACCTGACAACATGGGGCCCCAGCAAAAGATGCTTCAAGGCCATCCTTTTCCCGACCAGCCCGGTGACTTCAACATGGGTCCCAACCGGCACTACCCAGGTCCGCAGCCTCAGGGCCCTGGCAATATGCGAGGCCCAAGGGGTGGAGAAATGCCCTTCGGCCCCGACCAGCGATCCAACCCCGGCCCCAACGGTGGAAATAACCATGGCCGTTTGAGCCACATGCCTCCACATCCGCAAAATCAGCCCCCTAACCAGGGCCAAGGTACAGGGCCCAACCCTATGCCCAACCAGAGGGGTATGGGGCGCAAGCCTCCTGAGCTCAGCATCCAGGCTGGACAAGGGGTACACTCCCCAGGGGTCAATCCCCTGAAGTCCCCCACCATGAGGCAAGTCCAGTCTCCCATGCTTGGCTCTCCGTCGGGAGCACTCAAATCACCACAGACCCCTTCCCAGCTGGCAGGTATACTCTCAGGACCGTCGGCTTCGGCTGTAGCGGCAGCAGCGTCCATCAAGTCTCCTACCATGATGGGGTCTGCTGGGGCGTCTCCTGTCCACATGAAGTCTCCTTCGCTTCCAGTCCCGTCTCCAGGATGGGCGTCCTCCCCGAAACCTCCCATGCAGAGCCCAGGGATTCCCCAGAACAACAAGCCTCCCATGAGTATGACCTCGCCCAACATGATGAGCAGTGTAGACCAAG GTGGGAATGGCCCGTCTTCAGGTCCTCCCCCCAGCTCAACGGCCGGTGGCCCGGGTGGGATGTCCCACCCAGGAAGTCATCCGTCCAACAGTCCCTACGGCATTCCCCCAGAGCCAACACTCCCCCAGAACCCTCTGTCCATCATGATGTCACGCATGTCCAAGTTTGCCATGCCCAGCTCCACCCCGCTCTACCACGACGCCATTAAGACTGTGGCCAGCTCTGATGACGACTCACCACCTGCCCGGTCGCCCAACCTGCCTTCGCTCAACAACATGCCAG GAATGGTTCCGAACCACCACCAAGGCCACCCGCGCATGATGGTACCCAGTTCTGCCGGCCACATGCCCGCTCTCAGCCCCATGGGTATGAACACTATGGGCTCCCAGCCCCTCTCCCACGGCATGCCCAACCAGATGCCCTCACCAAACCCCATGGGTCCCAACATGGGCCCCCATCCTGGTGCCATGGGTCCAGGTGGCATGATGCCTCATGGGATGATGATGCAGCCGGGAGGCCCTGAGCCTGGCATGGTCAACAACCAGATGGTACAAGGGAGGATGGGCTTCCCACAGCGAGGGCAGGGTTTCCCGCCTGGGCAGTCCCCACCTCACCAGGGCCCTTTTTCACACAACGGCCCTGGGCCTCAGGGGCCCTTCCCCCATGGCATGGGCTTCCCAGGTGAGGGGCCTGGTGGTGGACCTATGGGCCGGATGGGTGGGAACATGCCCCATGGGGGAGACCCAGGGATGTGTAAGCCAAACCCACACGGAGGACCTGAGAACTTCGGCGGCATGCCTGGCGTGTTCAACGACGCCGACCTGCACGAAGTCATCCGTCCTGGGGCCACTGGCATCCCAGAGTTCGACCTGTCCCGCATTATCCCCTCGGAAAAGCCCAGTCAGACTCTGTCCTACTTCCCTCGTGGGGGTGGAGGCGGCGGAGGTGGGGAAGGCCCTGGTAAACCCCAGCACCCCTCTGGCCCTCAGGTCTTCCAGCAGATGCAAGGGATGATGGGCGAGGGTAACCCCAGGATGGGTATCCCGATGCAGGGCATGGGTGGCCCGCCAGGTCCCGGTCACATGGGGCCCCAGGACATGGGCATGGGCAACCCTGGACACAACCCCATGCGGCCGCCCGGCTTCATGAATCAGGGCATGATGGGACCTCAGCACCGCATGATGTCGCCAGGACAACCGGGAATGCCCGGGCAGCCGGGGATGATGGGAGGGCCGGGGATGATGccgggaaaagagagggggccCATGTATAGCCACCCAGGCCCCGTGGGGTCCCCGAACATGATGATGTCTTTACACGGCATGGGCGGCCCCCAGCAGACTATGATGATGTCTCCACAGATGAGGCCTCGAGGCATGGGGTCAGATATGGGCATGGGCTTCAACCCTGGTCCCGGGATGTTCTGA
- the acp6 gene encoding lysophosphatidic acid phosphatase type 6 produces the protein MRTAWTRVVGLGSVALGSLFWSQNKSEATSESQAKNVDSSQLELKLVQVLFRHGARTPLKSIPDVLEVQWIPNLLEVPPHTQINYVVTDLEGGPRPPAPVEDSYRANTLSGGTYPGQLTTIGMQQLYELGKRLRMRYIQEVPFLTPSFSPAEVYVRSTNIVRTIESAKCLVAGLFQQKQADIVPILTTEAEQEILYPNYHGCKLLKMLSGHRWAESSTLPDIADDLHKIQSELGIPSHQQVDFILIRDDMVARETHGLACPSELASWKAIVERRAVDMIYHIYEPSKRENLQLCVGPLLDTMLTKMEEKSKGTSSEPNRKLFLYSVHDTTLMPCLMALGIFDMKWPPYAADITLELHEHRTTKEAFVKVSYLGQDQQIPGCSGVICPLSEFQQALAAYTLPLDSYKQLCNNTEGVPSKP, from the exons ATGAGGACTGCCTGGACTCGAGTAGTTGGCCTTGGGTCGGTGGCGCTCGGTTCGTTGTTCTGGTCTCAGAACAAGTCCGAGGCCACTTCCGAGAGCCAAGCTAAGAATGTGGACTCCTCGCAGTTGGAGCTCAAACTAGTCCAAGTCCTATTCCGACATGGCGCCAGAACACCGCTGAAATCGATCCCTGACGTTTTAGAG GTGCAATGGATACCGAACTTGCTGGAGGTTCCCCCCCACACCCAAATCAACTACGTGGTGACAGACCTTGAAGGAGGACCAAGACCTCCTGCACCTGTGGAAGACAGCTACAGAGCCAATACACTGAGC GGTGGAACTTACCCTGGTCAGCTGACCACTATTGGCATGCAGCAACTCTATGAGCTGGGCAAAAGGCTGAGGATGAGATATATCCAGGAAGTGCCCTTCCTGACCCCCTCCTTCAGTCCTGCTGAAGTCTA TGTGCGCTCCACCAACATTGTTCGGACCATTGAGTCAGCCAAGTGCCTGGTGGCGGGTCTGTTCCAACAGAAGCAGGCAG ATATTGTTCCAATATTAACGACGGAGGCTGAGCAGGAGATCCTGTACCCAAACTACCATGGCTGCAAGCTGCTGAAAATGCTgagcgg TCACCGCTGGGCAGAATCGTCCACACTGCCAGACATTGCAGATGACCTGCACAAAATCCAAAGTGAGCTTGGAATCCCCTCCCATCAACAGGTTGACTTCATCCTAATCAGAGACGACATGGTGGCTCGTGAG acacatgGCTTGGCCTGCCCCTCTGAGTTGGCCAGTTGGAAGGCTATAGTAGAGCGCAGAGCCGTGGACATGATCTACCACATCTATGAACCAAGCAAGAG GGAGAACCTGCAGCTCTGCGTGGGACCACTGCTGGACACTATGTTGACCAAAATGGAGGAGAAATCCAAGGGTACCTCCTCTGAGCCCAACAG GAAGCTTTTCCTGTATTCTGTCCATGACACCACACTGATGCCATGTCTGATGGCCCTCGGAATCTTTGACATGAAATGGCCGCCTTACGCCGCCGACATCACTCTGGAGCTGCATGAACATCGCACCACCAAAGAGGCCTTCGTCAAGGTGTCCTACCTGGGCCAG GACCAGCAGATCCCAGGCTGCAGCGGAGTGATCTGCCCGCTGTCCGAGTTCCAGCAGGCCCTGGCCGCGTACACGCTGCCCCTCGACAGCTACAAGCAGCTCTGCAACAATACGGAGGGGGTACCCTCTAAACCATGA